The following coding sequences are from one Streptomyces sp. NBC_01232 window:
- a CDS encoding tetratricopeptide repeat protein: MPRPNPSTAVLENPEVPERKRFCSRSDCGAPVGRSRGERPGRTEGFCTKCGHPYSFVPKLRSGDVVRGQYEVLGCLAHGGLGWVYLAVDRAVADRWVVLKGLLDTGDQDAMEAAISERRFLAEIEHSNIVRIYNFVEHLDQRTGSLDGYIVMEYVGGKSLKEIANERRRPDGRRDPLPVEQACAYGIEALEALGHLHSRNLLYCDFKVDNAIQQQDQLKLIDMGAVRRMDDDESAIYGTVGYQAPEVAELGPSVASDLYTVARTLAVLTFDFQGYTNVFVDSLPDPEHIEVFRRYESFYRLLVRATDPDPGRRFASAQEMADQLTGVLREVVALQTGRPRPQLSTLFGPELRVPDTRLFADAADPVVSRLGHRPIASRRGGGLFGVLGRGAAAGPAAASGGVSAGPSAGLSAPGGTVPVESGPVGSVPVGSAHGGGFGPPGHAPAAGAPLPSLGTTATHVTGAPVPGPRSAPPAPVRGPGAAPVPVLLSASPAARASTLDARDTALALPVPLVDAGDPNAGFLTGLLASAPGDLLGALSAAPADSAELRLRELRARLELGELSEACRTLAELEARHPDDWRVVWARGVASLATGDDEIAALSFDAIYDAFPGEPAPKLALGLCAEVLGQLDNAAEYYRLVWITDPGFVSAAFGLARVQLAAGDRDAAVRTLESVPEASIHYTAARVAAVRARLRDRSPQEPLLADLTAAADQVEALRRFGLDPERQERLATEVLGSALDWVLSGGRGSDPGRTSLLGSQLDERGLRFGLERSYRVLARLARRGEERIELVERANRFRPRTWV; encoded by the coding sequence GTGCCGCGTCCGAATCCTTCGACCGCGGTCCTGGAGAACCCGGAGGTGCCGGAGCGCAAGCGGTTCTGCTCGCGCTCGGACTGCGGGGCGCCGGTGGGCCGTTCCCGGGGCGAGCGGCCGGGCCGGACGGAAGGGTTCTGCACCAAGTGCGGTCACCCGTACTCCTTCGTGCCCAAGCTGCGCTCCGGTGACGTGGTGCGCGGTCAGTACGAGGTGCTGGGCTGCCTCGCGCACGGCGGCCTCGGCTGGGTGTACCTGGCGGTGGACCGGGCGGTCGCGGACCGGTGGGTGGTGCTCAAGGGCCTGCTGGACACCGGGGACCAGGACGCGATGGAGGCCGCCATCTCGGAGCGGCGCTTCCTCGCGGAGATCGAGCACTCCAACATCGTGCGGATCTACAACTTCGTGGAGCACCTGGACCAGCGGACCGGTTCGCTGGACGGGTACATCGTCATGGAGTACGTCGGCGGCAAGTCGCTGAAGGAGATCGCGAACGAGCGGCGCCGGCCGGACGGGCGGCGTGACCCGCTGCCGGTGGAGCAGGCGTGCGCATACGGCATCGAGGCGCTGGAGGCGCTCGGCCACCTGCACAGCAGAAACCTGCTGTACTGCGACTTCAAGGTCGACAACGCGATCCAGCAGCAGGACCAGCTGAAGCTGATCGACATGGGCGCGGTACGGCGGATGGACGACGACGAGTCGGCCATCTACGGCACGGTGGGCTACCAGGCCCCGGAGGTCGCGGAGCTGGGCCCCTCGGTCGCCTCCGACCTCTACACGGTGGCGCGCACGCTGGCCGTGCTGACCTTCGACTTCCAGGGCTACACGAACGTGTTCGTGGATTCGCTGCCGGATCCCGAGCACATCGAGGTGTTCCGGCGGTACGAGTCCTTCTACCGGCTGCTGGTACGGGCGACCGACCCCGACCCGGGGCGGCGGTTCGCGTCCGCGCAGGAGATGGCGGACCAGCTGACGGGCGTGCTGCGGGAGGTGGTCGCGCTCCAGACGGGGCGGCCGCGGCCGCAGCTGTCGACCCTCTTCGGACCGGAACTACGCGTTCCGGACACCCGCTTGTTCGCCGACGCGGCCGACCCGGTCGTCTCCCGGCTGGGCCACCGGCCGATCGCCTCCCGGCGGGGCGGCGGGCTGTTCGGTGTGCTGGGCCGCGGCGCGGCCGCCGGGCCCGCGGCGGCTTCCGGAGGCGTTTCCGCGGGCCCTTCCGCAGGCCTTTCCGCACCGGGTGGGACCGTTCCGGTCGAGTCCGGTCCGGTCGGATCCGTTCCGGTCGGGTCCGCTCACGGTGGGGGGTTCGGGCCGCCGGGGCACGCCCCTGCCGCGGGCGCGCCGCTGCCCTCCCTCGGGACCACCGCCACGCACGTGACGGGTGCGCCGGTGCCGGGACCGCGGTCCGCGCCGCCCGCTCCCGTCCGGGGCCCGGGGGCCGCGCCCGTCCCCGTACTCCTCTCGGCATCGCCGGCCGCGAGAGCGAGCACCCTCGACGCCCGCGACACCGCGCTGGCCCTGCCCGTACCGCTGGTGGACGCCGGCGACCCGAACGCCGGATTCCTGACGGGTCTGCTGGCCTCCGCGCCCGGTGACCTGCTGGGCGCCCTGAGCGCGGCGCCGGCCGACTCGGCCGAGCTGCGGCTGCGGGAGCTGCGGGCCCGCCTGGAGCTGGGCGAGCTGTCCGAGGCCTGCCGCACCCTGGCGGAGCTGGAGGCACGCCATCCGGACGACTGGCGGGTGGTGTGGGCCCGCGGCGTCGCCTCGCTGGCCACCGGTGACGACGAGATAGCGGCCCTGTCCTTCGACGCGATCTACGACGCCTTCCCGGGCGAGCCCGCGCCGAAGCTGGCCCTCGGGCTGTGCGCGGAGGTGCTGGGCCAGCTGGACAACGCCGCCGAGTACTACCGCCTCGTGTGGATAACCGACCCGGGATTCGTGAGCGCGGCCTTCGGGCTGGCGCGCGTCCAGCTGGCCGCCGGGGACCGGGACGCGGCCGTGCGCACGCTGGAATCCGTGCCGGAGGCATCCATTCACTACACCGCCGCGCGGGTGGCGGCCGTACGCGCACGTCTGCGCGACCGGTCTCCGCAGGAGCCCTTGCTGGCCGACCTGACGGCTGCCGCCGACCAGGTCGAGGCCCTGCGGAGGTTCGGGCTGGACCCGGAGCGGCAGGAGCGGCTCGCGACGGAGGTTCTGGGCTCGGCCCTGGACTGGGTACTGTCGGGTGGCCGGGGTTCCGACCCCGGCCGGACCTCGCTGCTCGGCAGTCAACTGGACGAGCGGGGCCTGCGCTTCGGACTGGAGCGCTCGTACCGCGTACTCGCACGGCTGGCGCGGCGTGGCGAGGAGAGGATCGAACTGGTGGAGCGGGCAAACCGTTTCCGTCCCCGGACGTGGGTGTGA
- a CDS encoding VWA domain-containing protein yields MANFAKPSAPRFSVEVYQNEFLPEGGRDVHAIVTVTATGGASATRTAVADGTAAVVLMVDCSGSMEYPAEKMRGAREATAAAVDTLRDGTAFAVIAGTHVAKEVYPGQGRLAVADATTRAQAKEALRGLTAGGGTAIGTWLRLADGLLRGSTAAIRHGILLTDGRNEHEEPAVLRATLDACAGRFTCDARGVGTDWDVKEVTGIANALLGSADIVADPAHLAEDFTRMMENVMGKEVADVALRLWTPVGVEIQYVKQVAPALQDLTGRRTDSGPRAGDYPTGSWGDESREYHVCVRVPTATVGQEMLAARTTLVLPGAAGQPATVLAQGLVRAVWTNDLAASTAINAQVAHYTGQAELAEAIQQGLEARKMGDVGGATAKLGRAVQLASSSGNADTARLLSKVVDVVDAVAGTVRLKAKVADADEMTLDTRSTQTVRVKKT; encoded by the coding sequence ATGGCGAATTTCGCCAAGCCGAGTGCCCCGCGCTTCAGCGTGGAGGTGTACCAGAACGAGTTCCTTCCCGAGGGCGGACGGGACGTCCACGCCATCGTCACGGTCACCGCCACCGGCGGTGCCAGCGCCACCCGCACGGCGGTCGCCGACGGCACGGCGGCCGTGGTGCTCATGGTCGACTGCTCGGGGTCCATGGAGTACCCGGCGGAGAAGATGCGAGGCGCCCGCGAGGCCACGGCGGCAGCCGTCGACACCCTGCGCGACGGCACCGCCTTCGCCGTGATCGCCGGTACGCACGTGGCCAAGGAGGTCTACCCGGGCCAGGGCCGCCTCGCGGTGGCGGACGCGACCACCCGGGCCCAGGCCAAGGAGGCCCTGCGCGGCCTGACCGCCGGCGGCGGCACCGCCATCGGTACCTGGCTGCGCCTCGCCGACGGCCTGCTGCGCGGCTCCACCGCCGCCATCCGGCACGGCATCCTGCTCACCGACGGCCGCAACGAGCACGAGGAGCCGGCCGTGCTCCGCGCCACCCTGGACGCCTGCGCGGGCCGCTTCACCTGCGACGCCCGTGGGGTGGGCACCGACTGGGACGTCAAGGAGGTCACCGGGATCGCGAACGCGCTGCTCGGCTCCGCCGACATCGTGGCCGACCCGGCCCACCTGGCGGAGGACTTCACGCGCATGATGGAGAACGTCATGGGCAAGGAGGTCGCGGACGTCGCGCTGCGCCTGTGGACCCCGGTCGGCGTGGAGATCCAGTACGTCAAGCAGGTGGCGCCCGCCCTCCAGGACCTGACCGGCCGCCGCACCGACTCCGGCCCGCGCGCCGGCGACTACCCGACCGGGTCGTGGGGCGACGAGTCCCGCGAGTACCACGTGTGCGTCCGCGTCCCGACGGCCACCGTGGGCCAGGAGATGCTCGCCGCCCGCACCACGCTGGTCCTGCCGGGAGCGGCGGGCCAGCCGGCGACCGTGCTGGCCCAGGGCCTGGTGCGCGCGGTGTGGACGAACGATCTGGCCGCTTCCACCGCCATCAACGCGCAGGTCGCCCACTACACCGGGCAGGCGGAGCTCGCGGAGGCTATCCAGCAGGGCCTGGAAGCCCGCAAAATGGGCGATGTGGGTGGTGCCACGGCCAAGCTGGGGCGTGCGGTACAACTGGCGAGTTCCTCCGGGAACGCCGACACAGCACGACTTCTGTCGAAGGTGGTGGATGTGGTGGACGCGGTGGCGGGTACTGTGCGGCTGAAAGCGAAGGTTGCCGACGCCGACGAGATGACCCTCGACACGCGTTCGACGCAGACCGTCCGAGTGAAGAAGACCTGA
- a CDS encoding N-acetylglucosamine kinase, whose amino-acid sequence MGVTLPSVLAIDAGNSKTDVALLGPDGSVLCSGQAGGFQPPRTGVAAAVDVLAEAMADAGLPAGRAGGPLAQRVSACLANADFPVEEEQLAREIERRAWGRTTAVHNDTFALLRSGLPTGADPCGVAVVCGAGINCVGMTPDGRTARFPAVGRISGDWGGGGGLAEEALWLAARAEDGRGAATELARALPAHLGHDSMASLIEALHLGRVPRGRLHELTPVLFAVAAAGDPPALSLVHRQADEVVAMASVALGRLGLLEQEVPVVLGGSVLAAGHPQLNDRIAEGLAGRAPLARISVITAPPVLGAALLGLDALGSPSGAYEKLRTHFG is encoded by the coding sequence ATGGGCGTGACCCTCCCCTCGGTGCTGGCGATCGACGCGGGCAACAGCAAGACGGACGTGGCCCTGCTGGGCCCGGACGGCTCGGTGCTGTGCTCCGGTCAGGCCGGGGGCTTCCAGCCGCCGCGCACGGGGGTGGCCGCGGCCGTCGACGTACTGGCGGAGGCGATGGCCGACGCCGGGCTGCCCGCCGGCCGTGCGGGCGGGCCGCTGGCCCAGCGGGTGTCGGCGTGCCTGGCCAACGCCGACTTCCCGGTGGAGGAGGAGCAACTGGCGCGCGAGATCGAGCGCCGGGCCTGGGGCCGTACGACGGCGGTGCACAACGACACCTTCGCGCTCCTGCGCTCCGGGCTGCCGACGGGCGCCGACCCGTGCGGCGTCGCGGTCGTGTGCGGGGCGGGCATCAACTGCGTGGGGATGACCCCGGACGGGCGGACCGCGCGCTTCCCCGCGGTCGGCCGGATCTCCGGCGACTGGGGCGGCGGGGGCGGACTGGCCGAGGAGGCCCTGTGGCTGGCGGCACGGGCCGAGGACGGCCGGGGCGCGGCGACGGAGCTGGCCCGGGCGCTGCCCGCGCACCTGGGCCACGACTCGATGGCCTCGCTGATCGAGGCGCTGCACCTGGGCCGGGTCCCCCGCGGGCGGCTGCACGAGCTGACTCCGGTGCTGTTCGCGGTGGCGGCCGCCGGGGACCCGCCGGCGCTGTCGCTGGTGCACCGGCAGGCGGACGAGGTCGTGGCCATGGCCTCGGTGGCGCTGGGCCGCCTGGGCCTGCTGGAGCAGGAGGTGCCGGTGGTGCTGGGCGGCAGCGTGCTGGCGGCCGGGCACCCGCAGTTGAACGACCGGATCGCGGAGGGGCTCGCCGGACGGGCCCCGCTCGCCCGGATCTCCGTGATCACGGCGCCGCCGGTACTGGGGGCCGCCCTGCTGGGCCTGGACGCGCTCGGGTCCCCGTCCGGTGCGTACGAAAAACTCCGTACCCATTTCGGTTGA
- a CDS encoding protein phosphatase 2C domain-containing protein, with amino-acid sequence MSMHRLSGCPSCAEPLEEGDRFCGVCGYAVSAPPPAASVDNPTIPIPPAPQAPPAPPAAAPPAPAAAGGYGTPAPGVSHAAAEPAPGWGSAASAAPTLVDDPAAWAVAAPAEAEPEPEPEPRQGPAGATYVASGHANPYGAGTPPEGTPWGPAEHPYAGDAEASQARYDMPGGGTPPDVSGHSAGENPYGVPQPPAAAPEGGRTCIACRAGHVDTDGYCEHCGHAQPRERDHLEEELGSVAAVSDRGLRHHRNEDSFAVAATALPDGSAATVAIVCDGVSSASRPDEASAAAAGAANEALLEALPRGAHPQEAMHEAILAAAAAVNALAPETPGAQNAPACTLVGAVVSGGLLTIGWVGDSRAYWVPDDRAALPRRLTEDDSWAAQMVAAGLMGEAEAYADVRAHAITGWLGADAYDLEPHTATFKPDHPGVVVVCTDGLWNYAESAREMAQVLPADAATRPLHSAQVLVGHALDGGGHDNVTVAIVPFATHPEQEPGPDAEPGPAAGPE; translated from the coding sequence ATGTCGATGCATCGGCTGTCGGGCTGCCCCAGCTGCGCGGAACCCCTGGAGGAGGGTGACCGTTTCTGCGGCGTCTGCGGCTACGCCGTGAGCGCTCCTCCCCCGGCGGCGTCCGTGGACAACCCGACGATCCCCATCCCACCGGCGCCACAGGCTCCGCCCGCCCCGCCGGCCGCCGCGCCACCGGCGCCGGCCGCCGCGGGCGGTTACGGGACCCCGGCCCCCGGCGTTTCGCACGCCGCCGCCGAGCCCGCCCCCGGCTGGGGCAGCGCCGCCTCGGCCGCGCCGACGCTGGTGGACGACCCGGCCGCCTGGGCCGTCGCCGCCCCGGCGGAAGCGGAGCCCGAACCGGAGCCGGAGCCGCGGCAGGGCCCGGCCGGCGCCACGTACGTCGCCTCGGGCCACGCGAACCCGTACGGCGCCGGCACGCCGCCGGAGGGCACCCCGTGGGGCCCGGCGGAGCACCCGTACGCCGGGGACGCGGAGGCGTCGCAGGCCCGGTACGACATGCCCGGCGGCGGCACCCCGCCCGACGTGAGCGGGCACTCCGCGGGCGAGAACCCGTACGGCGTCCCGCAGCCCCCGGCCGCGGCACCCGAGGGCGGGAGGACCTGCATCGCCTGCCGGGCCGGCCACGTCGACACCGACGGGTACTGCGAGCACTGCGGGCACGCCCAGCCCCGCGAGCGCGACCACCTCGAGGAAGAGCTCGGGAGCGTGGCCGCCGTCAGCGACCGGGGGCTGCGCCACCACCGCAACGAGGACTCCTTCGCCGTGGCGGCCACCGCCCTGCCCGACGGCTCCGCCGCCACCGTGGCCATCGTCTGCGACGGCGTCTCCTCCGCCAGCCGGCCCGACGAGGCCTCGGCCGCCGCGGCCGGCGCCGCCAACGAGGCGCTGCTCGAGGCGCTCCCCCGCGGCGCCCACCCCCAGGAGGCCATGCACGAGGCCATCCTGGCCGCCGCCGCCGCGGTGAACGCCCTGGCCCCGGAGACCCCGGGCGCGCAGAACGCCCCCGCCTGCACACTGGTCGGCGCCGTCGTCAGCGGCGGCCTGCTGACCATCGGCTGGGTGGGCGACAGCCGCGCCTACTGGGTCCCCGACGACCGCGCCGCCCTGCCCCGCCGCCTGACCGAGGACGACTCCTGGGCCGCCCAGATGGTCGCCGCCGGCCTGATGGGCGAGGCCGAGGCCTACGCGGACGTCCGCGCGCACGCCATCACCGGCTGGCTGGGGGCCGACGCGTACGACCTGGAACCGCACACCGCGACCTTCAAGCCCGACCACCCCGGAGTGGTGGTGGTCTGCACCGACGGACTGTGGAACTACGCGGAATCCGCGCGGGAGATGGCCCAGGTGCTGCCCGCCGACGCCGCGACCCGCCCGCTGCACAGCGCGCAGGTACTGGTGGGCCACGCCCTCGACGGCGGCGGCCACGACAACGTCACCGTGGCGATCGTGCCGTTCGCCACGCACCCCGAGCAGGAACCGGGACCGGATGCGGAGCCGGGACCGGCGGCAGGACCGGAATAG
- a CDS encoding glutamate ABC transporter substrate-binding protein — translation MAVACATTAAVVLLPLAHATPDTGRPVVRRPASMAAAPAAPWVPTDTCQDPEASLRPSDVDGAAIARIKAAGKLVAGVDQNSFRWGYRNQTAEGSRLDGFDIDLVKAIAKDILGDENAVIYRAIPTSQRIPALQEGRVDIVVRTMTINCKRLEDVAFSTAYFEAGQQVLAPKGSPITGYDTSLKDRRICFAAGSTAEAALKAQSYGSVPVTVANQLDCLVRLQLGEVDGIITDNALAAGQAAQDPSVQLVGSPFTREFYGVAMNKDASDLVRRVNKVLENYRAGGGDSPWMKAYLKHLQPVLPGVTAPPAPKYRDG, via the coding sequence ATGGCCGTCGCCTGTGCCACGACCGCCGCGGTCGTCCTGCTGCCGCTGGCGCACGCGACGCCCGACACCGGCCGTCCGGTGGTGCGCCGGCCCGCCTCGATGGCGGCGGCCCCGGCCGCGCCATGGGTCCCCACCGACACCTGCCAGGACCCCGAGGCCAGCCTGCGCCCGTCCGACGTGGACGGGGCGGCCATCGCGCGGATCAAGGCGGCGGGCAAACTCGTCGCGGGCGTGGACCAGAACAGCTTCCGCTGGGGCTACCGCAACCAGACCGCCGAGGGCAGCCGCCTCGACGGCTTCGACATCGACCTGGTCAAGGCCATCGCCAAGGACATCCTGGGCGACGAGAACGCGGTCATCTACCGCGCCATCCCCACCAGTCAGCGCATCCCCGCCCTCCAGGAGGGGCGCGTCGACATCGTCGTGCGGACCATGACCATCAACTGCAAGCGGCTGGAGGACGTCGCCTTCTCCACGGCCTACTTCGAGGCCGGACAGCAGGTGCTGGCGCCCAAGGGCTCGCCGATCACCGGGTACGACACTTCGCTGAAGGACCGGCGGATCTGCTTCGCGGCCGGATCCACCGCGGAGGCGGCGCTGAAGGCCCAGTCGTACGGCTCGGTGCCGGTCACCGTCGCCAACCAGCTGGACTGCCTGGTCCGGCTGCAGCTGGGCGAGGTCGACGGCATCATCACGGACAACGCCCTCGCCGCCGGCCAGGCCGCCCAGGACCCCTCGGTGCAGCTGGTGGGCTCGCCCTTCACCCGTGAGTTCTACGGGGTGGCGATGAACAAGGACGCCTCCGACCTGGTCCGCCGGGTCAACAAGGTGCTGGAGAACTACCGCGCGGGCGGCGGCGACAGCCCGTGGATGAAGGCGTACCTCAAGCATCTGCAGCCCGTGCTGCCCGGCGTGACCGCGCCCCCCGCACCCAAGTACCGGGACGGCTGA